The following are from one region of the Arthrobacter sp. TMP15 genome:
- a CDS encoding SRPBCC domain-containing protein: protein MATSQLSVLINADAEQLWHMLREPNRIAQWHGWEMESLDDEIQEIYYSNAIEGPNHLRLEVNMGDTFTLEPRPDGTLVTLTRGKPMGEWVAYDADITEGWSMFLQQLRFALERHPQTSRRTAYIDGTSATHSNLWDVLGIDTGWLPEVGEPYELSLNTGAKLSGKVWYRSETQLGLTVASYAQHGDGLLILNSQRPLAGVREHPGAQIIASTYGLGAAEFDAISSQWDEFMEAHYPEK, encoded by the coding sequence ATGGCGACCTCCCAGCTCTCTGTCCTGATCAACGCCGACGCCGAACAGCTGTGGCACATGCTCCGTGAGCCGAACAGGATTGCCCAGTGGCATGGCTGGGAGATGGAGAGCTTGGATGATGAAATCCAGGAGATCTACTATTCCAATGCCATCGAAGGTCCCAATCACCTGCGTCTAGAAGTGAACATGGGCGATACTTTCACGCTAGAACCGCGGCCAGATGGAACCTTGGTGACATTGACGCGCGGGAAGCCGATGGGCGAATGGGTCGCCTATGACGCCGATATCACCGAGGGCTGGTCCATGTTTTTGCAACAGCTCAGGTTCGCCCTGGAACGCCATCCCCAAACTTCACGGCGCACCGCTTACATTGACGGCACCAGCGCCACCCACAGTAATTTGTGGGATGTATTGGGCATTGACACTGGCTGGCTGCCAGAAGTTGGCGAACCCTATGAGCTGAGCTTGAATACCGGCGCAAAGCTCTCAGGCAAGGTCTGGTATCGAAGCGAAACACAGCTTGGACTCACTGTGGCAAGTTACGCACAGCATGGCGACGGTCTACTGATTCTGAACTCTCAGCGACCACTGGCCGGTGTGCGCGAACACCCCGGAGCCCAGATCATCGCCAGTACTTACGGTTTGGGTGCAGCCGAGTTTGATGCAATCAGCTCCCAATGGGATGAGTTCATGGAGGCTCACTACCCGGAGAAGTAA
- the tgt gene encoding tRNA guanosine(34) transglycosylase Tgt codes for MPSPENLTDLLASTPVAVPGQTPTPTSGQPASQSEFSFRLTTRLSESCAPTAAAIAENGGAFQGRTGVITTPHGTIKTPAFIAVGTKATVKAVLPEAMEELGAQALLSNAYHLYLQPGADVLDAAGGLGQFMNWQGPTFTDSGGFQVMSLGSGFKKVINMDAVASSPHAGADDSVAVGKERLAHIDDDGVWFKSHLNGDMHRFTPEVSMAVQHQIGADIMFAFDELTTLLNSRGYQEMSLERTRLWALRCIAEHFRLNQERTGKPYQALFGVIQGAQYEDLRRKASHDLGEMNFDGYGIGGALEKENLGTIVRWCSEELPENKPRHLLGISEPDDIFTAIENGADTFDCVSPTRVARTSAFYTPDGRFNLSGARYKHDFAPLSKECDCYTCEHYTRAYIHHLFKAKEMVSATLVSIHNERFVVKMVDDARLAIEDGTFFDFKAETLRRYYPKR; via the coding sequence ATGCCTTCCCCAGAAAATCTCACTGACCTTCTTGCAAGCACGCCCGTCGCGGTCCCCGGCCAGACACCCACACCCACCTCCGGTCAGCCCGCCTCACAAAGCGAATTCAGTTTTAGGCTCACCACACGGCTAAGTGAAAGCTGTGCACCTACTGCGGCGGCCATTGCAGAGAATGGCGGGGCATTCCAGGGCCGTACGGGCGTTATTACCACCCCGCACGGAACCATCAAAACACCGGCATTCATCGCCGTCGGCACCAAAGCCACAGTCAAAGCGGTGCTACCAGAAGCAATGGAGGAGCTAGGTGCACAGGCGTTGCTGTCCAACGCTTACCACCTGTATTTACAACCTGGCGCAGACGTCCTGGACGCCGCTGGCGGGCTGGGACAGTTCATGAATTGGCAAGGCCCAACGTTTACTGACAGTGGCGGATTCCAGGTCATGAGCCTGGGTTCGGGCTTCAAAAAGGTCATCAATATGGATGCCGTGGCGTCCTCACCGCACGCAGGCGCGGATGATTCAGTAGCCGTGGGCAAGGAGCGTCTGGCTCATATTGACGACGACGGTGTCTGGTTCAAGTCACATTTGAATGGCGATATGCACCGATTCACCCCAGAGGTCTCCATGGCTGTACAGCACCAAATCGGGGCCGACATCATGTTTGCCTTTGATGAGCTGACTACTTTGCTGAACTCTCGCGGCTACCAGGAAATGTCCCTAGAACGCACCCGGCTGTGGGCACTGCGTTGCATTGCTGAGCACTTCCGGCTCAATCAAGAGCGTACGGGCAAGCCCTACCAGGCACTTTTCGGCGTCATCCAGGGTGCCCAATACGAGGATCTGCGCCGCAAAGCCTCGCATGATCTGGGCGAGATGAACTTTGACGGGTATGGGATCGGCGGGGCATTGGAGAAGGAGAACTTGGGCACCATTGTGCGCTGGTGCTCCGAGGAATTACCTGAGAACAAGCCGCGCCATCTGCTGGGCATCTCCGAACCCGATGACATCTTTACCGCCATCGAAAATGGCGCGGACACCTTCGACTGTGTCTCCCCCACACGAGTTGCCCGCACTTCTGCTTTTTACACCCCGGATGGTCGTTTCAACCTTTCCGGCGCCCGCTATAAACACGACTTCGCTCCCCTCTCAAAGGAGTGCGACTGCTACACCTGTGAGCACTACACACGCGCCTACATTCACCATTTGTTCAAGGCCAAAGAGATGGTTTCGGCCACGCTGGTTTCCATCCACAATGAGCGTTTCGTGGTGAAAATGGTCGACGACGCCCGGCTCGCCATTGAGGATGGCACCTTCTTCGACTTCAAGGCTGAGACCCTACGCCGCTACTACCCCAAACGGTAG
- a CDS encoding glycoside hydrolase family 76 protein, giving the protein MTGNFNHAAGLPLPGEWAALAAHAAADVNARFGHPLMGLPGTWIGALTSAARQDPHLKPSTCLLRQTPWSEWHYWWQAQYLDAIVDTGFLTLNAGNRAAAKGELHRGQQLLRGIMIRNFGRFPNYFYDDMAWLALAAHRLNELSLRLTARPSRLAIYAIKSLTKQLHNAHDTVLGGGIYWSRKRDFKNTPANGPAALHFIRAREQDLAESILDWLRHELFDPVTGLYVDGIHPSATGRDVEHTIYTYNQGPVLAVLLELGRPQHLARAANLVDCIRDQLSTPGQGLRLEPGGDGSLFTGILCRYLALAAREERLPALTRETASNLIQETAAKVRGQTPLQLSAAVQRWSILSAAAASE; this is encoded by the coding sequence ATGACAGGGAACTTCAACCACGCCGCTGGGCTTCCCCTGCCTGGGGAATGGGCGGCACTGGCAGCGCACGCGGCAGCCGATGTGAATGCACGCTTCGGCCATCCTTTGATGGGCCTGCCCGGAACCTGGATTGGCGCGTTGACCTCCGCAGCGAGGCAAGACCCACACCTCAAACCCAGCACGTGTCTACTACGCCAAACCCCATGGTCCGAATGGCACTACTGGTGGCAGGCACAATATCTGGACGCCATTGTTGACACCGGTTTTTTGACGTTGAATGCTGGCAACAGAGCTGCCGCCAAGGGTGAACTTCACCGCGGGCAACAATTGCTGCGCGGAATCATGATCAGAAACTTCGGCCGTTTCCCCAACTATTTCTATGACGACATGGCGTGGTTGGCCCTCGCTGCGCACCGGCTCAACGAACTCTCACTGCGCCTGACAGCCCGCCCTTCTCGGCTCGCTATTTACGCAATAAAGTCCCTGACTAAGCAACTTCACAACGCCCACGACACAGTCCTTGGCGGAGGCATTTACTGGTCCCGCAAGCGAGATTTCAAAAATACGCCTGCCAACGGTCCCGCCGCCCTCCATTTTATCCGCGCGCGGGAGCAAGACCTGGCCGAGTCCATCCTTGACTGGCTGCGCCATGAGCTCTTTGATCCGGTAACAGGGCTGTATGTTGACGGCATTCACCCCTCCGCCACTGGTCGCGACGTTGAACACACCATCTACACCTATAACCAGGGTCCCGTGTTGGCTGTCCTCTTGGAGCTTGGGCGTCCACAACATTTGGCACGGGCAGCAAACCTGGTTGACTGTATCCGAGACCAGCTCAGCACCCCGGGCCAGGGCCTGCGCCTGGAACCAGGCGGTGATGGCAGCCTCTTTACCGGCATACTCTGCCGCTACCTGGCCCTTGCCGCGCGGGAGGAAAGGCTTCCGGCGCTGACCCGTGAAACGGCGTCGAACCTTATCCAAGAGACCGCGGCTAAAGTTCGTGGGCAGACCCCTCTGCAGCTTTCCGCGGCAGTCCAACGCTGGAGCATACTCTCAGCCGCTGCCGCTAGTGAATAG
- a CDS encoding NUDIX hydrolase family protein translates to MSVRTPDPYSGWLSEEDLHEARNRLPMVYVEAVPVRLDPLGYVNEIGLLLQADEQGSMVRTLVSGRVLYRETIRAALIRHIEKDLGPLAFPQLPVSPVPFTVAEYLPSPSQTGFTDERQHAVALVYVIPVTGDCEPRQDALELTWMTPEEVLSPGVQAEFFGGRGALVRQAISYAGLGR, encoded by the coding sequence ATGAGCGTTCGTACACCTGATCCGTATTCCGGCTGGCTCTCCGAAGAGGACCTGCACGAAGCCCGTAACCGCCTCCCCATGGTCTATGTGGAGGCAGTACCTGTCAGACTCGATCCACTGGGCTATGTCAACGAGATTGGTTTGCTGTTGCAGGCCGACGAGCAGGGTTCCATGGTGCGCACCCTGGTATCCGGGCGGGTGCTGTACCGCGAGACTATTCGCGCGGCCTTGATCCGGCACATTGAAAAGGACCTGGGACCGTTAGCGTTCCCACAGCTCCCGGTGAGCCCTGTGCCCTTCACGGTGGCCGAATACCTTCCTTCTCCGTCGCAAACAGGTTTCACCGACGAACGCCAGCACGCTGTTGCCCTGGTCTACGTCATCCCTGTGACAGGTGACTGTGAACCGCGCCAAGACGCGCTGGAGCTGACGTGGATGACCCCCGAGGAAGTCCTTAGCCCCGGTGTGCAGGCAGAATTTTTTGGTGGCCGCGGCGCGCTTGTGCGCCAGGCCATCTCCTACGCAGGCCTTGGACGCTAA
- a CDS encoding Lrp/AsnC family transcriptional regulator, with product MPKTQLPPDRLARLDPIDLAILRALVADSTLTNKAIASRLGLAESTCAYRMRMMRDAGALLGSRVTLNLSMLGFPIQAIIKVRLGSHDAEHVNTLYTKLTEVPGVIQAFHVAGEDDFHLHVAVESPQALRDMVLKHITVNRVVRQTETQLIFEARDGVGVLGQ from the coding sequence TTGCCGAAAACGCAACTGCCGCCAGATCGCCTCGCCAGACTCGACCCCATAGACTTGGCAATTTTGCGGGCCCTGGTTGCGGACAGTACTTTGACGAATAAGGCTATTGCCTCCCGGCTTGGTCTTGCCGAGTCAACCTGCGCTTACCGCATGCGTATGATGCGTGATGCCGGGGCGCTCCTGGGTAGTCGCGTCACACTGAACCTGTCCATGTTGGGGTTTCCAATCCAGGCCATCATCAAGGTGCGTTTGGGAAGCCACGACGCTGAGCACGTCAACACGCTCTACACCAAGCTCACCGAAGTCCCAGGAGTCATCCAAGCTTTCCATGTCGCAGGGGAAGATGACTTCCACCTCCATGTGGCTGTTGAAAGTCCACAGGCTCTGCGCGACATGGTCCTCAAACACATCACGGTCAACCGGGTAGTGCGGCAAACTGAGACACAGTTAATCTTCGAGGCCCGCGATGGCGTAGGAGTGCTGGGGCAATAG
- a CDS encoding NADP-dependent oxidoreductase — protein sequence MKAMTYAQYGGIEVLEQTEQPTPKVSPGSVLIRVKAAGVNPVDWKVMSGGLEAMMDVTFPVTAGWDVAGVVEAVGFDTPEFHVGEEVYSNGRRDTVQGGTFAEFVALPAVMVAHKPASLSWEQAAALPLTGLTAQRTLDVLGLETGQTLLIHNGSGSVGRTAIQLASLAGVRVIATASAKNHERLRVLGAEPVQYGDGLADRVRALVPDGVNAVADFNGGVLADTLALLKHGGKHASIADWSVLEHGGEYIWVRPDAQELKRLSQLVQDGKLSVDVAQTFPMQEAAKAFESSMSGHGAGKIVLTEFTN from the coding sequence ATGAAAGCTATGACCTACGCCCAATACGGTGGCATCGAGGTTTTGGAGCAAACTGAACAGCCCACACCCAAGGTCTCCCCTGGCTCTGTGTTGATCCGGGTCAAGGCCGCAGGGGTGAATCCTGTGGATTGGAAGGTCATGTCTGGCGGACTCGAGGCCATGATGGACGTTACGTTCCCTGTAACGGCGGGCTGGGATGTTGCCGGAGTGGTGGAGGCCGTTGGCTTTGATACTCCGGAGTTTCACGTAGGTGAGGAAGTTTATTCAAATGGCCGCCGCGACACGGTCCAGGGCGGCACCTTCGCGGAGTTTGTTGCCCTGCCGGCAGTGATGGTGGCGCACAAGCCTGCATCACTTTCTTGGGAACAGGCAGCGGCACTGCCTCTCACAGGTCTGACTGCCCAGCGCACTCTCGATGTTTTGGGCCTGGAAACTGGTCAGACGTTACTGATCCACAACGGCTCGGGAAGCGTGGGCCGCACCGCGATACAGCTGGCAAGCTTGGCAGGTGTGCGGGTCATCGCCACTGCATCTGCCAAAAACCATGAGCGTCTGCGCGTGTTGGGGGCCGAACCTGTTCAGTACGGGGACGGTCTGGCGGATCGTGTCCGCGCGCTGGTTCCTGACGGAGTCAATGCCGTGGCAGATTTCAACGGCGGCGTTCTTGCCGACACCCTTGCGTTGCTCAAGCATGGCGGTAAGCACGCCTCCATTGCCGACTGGTCAGTTCTTGAGCACGGCGGCGAGTACATTTGGGTTCGCCCTGATGCCCAGGAATTGAAACGCCTCAGCCAGCTGGTCCAGGACGGGAAGCTCAGCGTGGATGTGGCACAGACTTTTCCCATGCAGGAAGCCGCCAAGGCCTTCGAATCAAGTATGTCCGGCCACGGCGCCGGCAAAATTGTTCTGACAGAGTTCACTAACTAA
- a CDS encoding queuosine precursor transporter: MRAAPAFASVGSPYFGILLACMAVIVILSNIGASKGVLFGPIVTDGGFFLFPFAYILGDVISEIYGFKVARKAILTTFALSVFASLCYWVIIALPGFTDDYGVTKQHALEDALGPVPQIVLASLLAFLAGQTINSFIMVRLKARHGERKLWARLMGSSGVGEFIDTLIFCAIAAPVIGIVGVGMFANYVLVGFLYKVGVQYALIPVTTICIGWFKRREPSYSVAL, encoded by the coding sequence GTGAGAGCCGCCCCCGCCTTTGCTTCCGTAGGGAGCCCCTATTTCGGTATTCTGCTGGCCTGCATGGCGGTGATCGTCATCCTCTCCAACATTGGCGCCTCCAAAGGGGTGCTCTTTGGCCCGATAGTGACCGACGGCGGCTTCTTCCTCTTTCCCTTTGCCTACATTTTGGGGGATGTGATCAGCGAAATTTACGGGTTCAAGGTGGCGCGTAAAGCCATTTTAACTACGTTTGCACTCTCAGTTTTCGCATCCCTGTGTTACTGGGTGATCATTGCGTTACCTGGGTTTACTGACGACTACGGCGTCACTAAACAACACGCCTTAGAAGACGCTTTGGGCCCCGTCCCGCAAATAGTACTGGCGAGCCTACTGGCGTTTTTGGCCGGTCAAACCATCAACTCTTTCATCATGGTGCGCCTAAAAGCACGCCACGGTGAACGGAAACTGTGGGCCCGTCTCATGGGCTCCAGCGGAGTTGGTGAGTTCATTGACACGTTGATCTTCTGCGCCATCGCCGCACCCGTGATTGGCATTGTGGGGGTTGGGATGTTTGCCAATTACGTACTTGTGGGCTTCCTTTACAAAGTCGGGGTGCAGTACGCCCTCATCCCTGTCACTACGATCTGCATCGGCTGGTTCAAGCGCCGAGAGCCGTCCTATTCGGTGGCCCTCTAA
- a CDS encoding VOC family protein — MLRVRPLVHTNYFHEYVALLTALGMDCVQTQDDGGWQVFDSGNGKVAVRRACADSLPGTSMHLGFELRDAEIFIQRTLADGTTAELAPDAGAARVTAPDGFSFLAHPSNDLSLAHPQARLAVATVWRTLQPEMANTVLANIGAKHVRDSTGGGAVFRMKNGGLVTTAAGDLTGVELGFTYNGGLAELGKKLTGVAVTVGLDGDALCVTMSDGVSLTITS; from the coding sequence ATGCTGCGTGTCCGTCCGCTTGTCCACACAAACTATTTTCACGAATATGTAGCACTCCTTACGGCACTTGGTATGGACTGTGTGCAAACCCAGGACGACGGCGGTTGGCAAGTGTTCGACTCCGGCAACGGCAAAGTGGCAGTGCGCCGAGCCTGTGCCGATTCGCTCCCCGGGACCAGCATGCACTTGGGTTTTGAGTTAAGGGATGCAGAAATTTTCATTCAGCGCACCCTGGCCGATGGAACCACCGCTGAACTGGCCCCAGACGCTGGAGCCGCCCGGGTCACGGCTCCGGATGGTTTTAGTTTTCTGGCACATCCTTCAAACGATCTCAGCCTGGCTCATCCACAGGCGCGCCTAGCCGTGGCGACCGTGTGGCGCACTTTGCAACCTGAGATGGCCAATACTGTCTTGGCAAACATTGGCGCAAAGCACGTGCGTGACAGTACCGGGGGCGGGGCCGTGTTTCGTATGAAAAATGGAGGCTTGGTAACTACCGCGGCGGGAGATCTCACCGGCGTCGAACTTGGTTTTACGTACAACGGCGGGCTGGCTGAGCTGGGCAAAAAGTTGACCGGTGTTGCGGTGACGGTTGGTCTTGATGGGGACGCCCTGTGCGTAACAATGTCCGACGGCGTGTCCCTCACCATCACTTCGTGA
- a CDS encoding alpha/beta hydrolase has protein sequence MISWQQDVLGPNFQQLTMDLPSGSPATLVKYVADVPAWPSSPLAGADILYVHGWSDYFFQSELAEFWHRAGANFYALDLHNYGRSLRPGMVPGQVSSLTDYDADIASALDAMGRSGVSEGVMPLPTDAQAQDQQSFELDFLNEARHRLSAAFDALVGRERVEETQEISKERPLVLLGHSTGGLTLSLWAARHPGAAAAVVLNSPWLEFQASEVGRAMVAPLIEARARFRPLVPLPGVDPGFYTRAVSKKYDGEWEYESDWRPDRGFPLAPSFLNAVFQGQAQVARGLGLRVPVLVMLSDKSYLQPKWSSSALAADVVLNVDAVAKRAFDLGSNVTLHRITGAFHDVFLSPSKIRAQAYAGMGSWVEAALDTVAHNRWLERAERKVRADGEL, from the coding sequence ATGATCTCTTGGCAGCAGGACGTCCTTGGCCCGAATTTCCAACAGCTCACCATGGACCTGCCTTCGGGTTCCCCGGCAACGCTGGTGAAGTATGTGGCAGATGTGCCTGCGTGGCCATCCTCGCCGCTTGCTGGGGCGGATATTCTGTACGTACACGGCTGGTCAGATTATTTTTTCCAGTCTGAACTTGCCGAGTTCTGGCACCGAGCCGGCGCAAATTTCTACGCCCTGGACCTCCACAACTATGGCCGTAGTTTGCGTCCTGGCATGGTGCCCGGACAAGTCTCCTCACTGACCGATTACGACGCCGACATTGCCTCCGCACTGGACGCCATGGGGCGTAGCGGGGTCAGCGAAGGGGTGATGCCTTTGCCAACCGATGCACAAGCCCAAGACCAGCAATCATTTGAACTCGATTTTTTAAACGAAGCTCGCCATCGACTCAGTGCCGCCTTTGACGCGCTCGTTGGCCGGGAGCGGGTGGAAGAAACTCAGGAAATATCCAAAGAACGTCCACTAGTTCTCCTGGGTCATTCAACGGGAGGGCTGACACTGAGTCTGTGGGCCGCTCGGCACCCCGGCGCGGCGGCGGCCGTGGTACTTAACAGTCCTTGGCTTGAGTTTCAGGCCAGTGAAGTAGGCAGAGCCATGGTTGCACCTCTCATCGAGGCCCGGGCAAGGTTCCGCCCCCTTGTTCCGTTGCCAGGTGTCGACCCGGGTTTCTATACCCGGGCAGTATCAAAAAAGTACGACGGCGAGTGGGAGTATGAATCCGACTGGCGCCCCGATCGTGGGTTTCCTTTGGCACCTTCATTTTTGAACGCCGTGTTTCAAGGACAAGCGCAGGTGGCACGCGGCTTGGGCCTGCGGGTGCCTGTGCTTGTGATGCTCTCGGATAAGAGCTACCTGCAGCCAAAGTGGTCATCAAGCGCGTTGGCGGCAGACGTTGTACTGAACGTTGACGCCGTCGCCAAGCGAGCCTTTGACCTAGGCTCCAATGTGACCTTGCACAGGATTACAGGCGCGTTCCATGATGTGTTTCTCTCGCCATCGAAGATCCGTGCGCAGGCTTACGCTGGCATGGGTAGCTGGGTGGAGGCAGCCTTGGATACCGTTGCGCACAATCGCTGGCTTGAGCGGGCCGAACGGAAAGTACGTGCAGATGGCGAGTTGTAA
- a CDS encoding YdeI/OmpD-associated family protein produces the protein MDELPELLLPNAEAWRAWLAANHLTSSGVRLVLHKKGGTVTALDYADALDVALCFGWIDGVIGKRDAGSHVRRFTARTRSSKWSKINTGHHERLVSEGRMQPAGKAAADAAKADGRWEAAYAGQSTAEVPDDLATAIGANPQAQAMFEVLTAVNRYALIHRVTSVKTPAVRAAKVAGFVQKLQAGQTPYPQKRKPQER, from the coding sequence ATGGATGAACTTCCCGAACTGCTCCTGCCCAATGCTGAGGCGTGGCGCGCGTGGCTCGCAGCAAACCACCTAACGAGTTCCGGGGTTCGTCTAGTACTGCACAAGAAGGGCGGCACCGTCACAGCGCTAGATTATGCTGATGCCCTAGATGTGGCCCTGTGCTTTGGGTGGATTGATGGGGTTATTGGAAAACGTGATGCCGGCAGTCACGTGCGGCGGTTCACGGCCAGAACCCGAAGCAGCAAGTGGTCCAAGATCAATACTGGACACCATGAGCGGCTTGTTAGTGAGGGACGGATGCAGCCAGCAGGGAAGGCTGCCGCCGACGCAGCAAAGGCCGATGGCCGCTGGGAAGCCGCCTATGCGGGCCAAAGCACCGCCGAAGTGCCCGATGATCTGGCCACAGCGATCGGTGCTAATCCACAAGCACAAGCCATGTTCGAGGTGCTCACAGCAGTTAATCGCTACGCGCTGATTCACCGGGTTACCTCCGTTAAGACTCCTGCCGTTAGGGCTGCGAAAGTTGCTGGTTTTGTGCAGAAACTTCAGGCGGGTCAAACTCCGTATCCGCAGAAGCGTAAACCTCAAGAGCGCTAA
- a CDS encoding PLP-dependent transferase, with amino-acid sequence MTTEHRSNVSMNPDSVAVHGGREDLQELGVHALPLDLSTTYPLPDIEHGGDSYESMALGGHPLPEGGAVYARLWNPTVARFESGLAQMEKAEAAVAFASGMAAMTAAILAAKDSPKVTANPTLRPHVVAVRPLYGGTDHLLASGLLGVDATFCAENDVAGAVREETVLIVLETPANPTLELVDIRNIVAQAGSVPVLVDNTFATPVLQNPITLGASMSLHSATKYIGGHGDAVGGVIACSEQTAQSLRSVRAITGAILHPLGAYLLHRGLATLPVRMRGQQESAVRIAEWLHSHPGVEKVHYPGNDGDPLGLLERQMHGTGAMVSISLTGGFEAAMRLTSGVRMFTHAVSLGGVDSLIQHPAALTHRPVAPEARPLPNLVRLSIGLECVEDLIKDLEQALAPVSAGGDQRADHKVGAAIH; translated from the coding sequence ATGACTACTGAACATCGCAGCAATGTGTCCATGAATCCTGACTCGGTGGCTGTGCATGGGGGGCGGGAGGATCTGCAGGAATTGGGCGTTCACGCCCTCCCCTTAGATTTATCCACCACCTACCCACTGCCGGATATTGAGCATGGAGGCGATTCCTACGAATCCATGGCGCTTGGCGGACACCCTTTGCCCGAGGGAGGTGCGGTGTACGCCCGCCTATGGAACCCCACTGTTGCCCGGTTCGAATCTGGACTTGCGCAGATGGAAAAGGCTGAAGCCGCAGTTGCCTTTGCCTCGGGCATGGCGGCAATGACAGCCGCCATTCTGGCCGCTAAAGACAGCCCTAAGGTGACTGCGAATCCAACACTTCGCCCCCACGTGGTTGCCGTGCGTCCACTGTACGGTGGCACCGACCATCTCCTGGCGTCCGGATTGTTGGGCGTAGATGCCACGTTCTGTGCGGAGAATGACGTGGCCGGCGCCGTACGGGAGGAAACCGTCCTGATTGTGCTGGAAACACCTGCCAACCCGACTCTTGAGCTTGTTGATATTAGAAATATCGTGGCGCAAGCCGGGAGCGTTCCCGTCCTTGTCGATAACACCTTTGCCACGCCGGTGTTGCAAAATCCCATCACTCTTGGTGCTTCCATGTCGCTGCACAGCGCAACAAAATATATTGGTGGACATGGCGACGCAGTGGGTGGTGTCATTGCCTGTAGTGAGCAAACGGCCCAATCACTACGCAGTGTTCGGGCCATCACCGGGGCCATCTTGCATCCCCTGGGCGCTTACCTGCTGCACCGGGGACTTGCCACGCTTCCAGTCCGGATGCGTGGACAGCAGGAAAGCGCCGTCCGGATCGCCGAGTGGCTCCACAGCCATCCAGGCGTGGAGAAAGTCCATTACCCGGGTAACGATGGTGACCCGCTGGGCTTGTTGGAGCGCCAGATGCACGGAACCGGTGCCATGGTCTCGATCAGCCTGACCGGCGGTTTTGAGGCGGCCATGCGACTCACCTCGGGAGTGCGCATGTTCACGCATGCTGTCTCGCTGGGCGGCGTCGACTCCCTTATTCAGCACCCGGCCGCGCTCACTCACAGGCCGGTTGCACCCGAGGCGCGTCCCTTGCCCAACCTGGTGCGTCTCTCTATTGGGCTCGAGTGCGTTGAGGACCTGATCAAGGATCTAGAGCAGGCACTGGCCCCGGTTTCCGCCGGCGGTGACCAGCGTGCTGATCACAAGGTTGGCGCAGCTATTCACTAG
- a CDS encoding ketopantoate reductase family protein: MKILVVGAGATGGYFGACLARAGRDVSFLVREKRAEFLQARGLRIADTGHVSRIEPKLLTAQTLDKTFDVVILTVKATGLKQAIADMAPAVGAQTLIIPFLNGMAHMDALGAAFGTGKVLGSVIHLVSTINSDGDIEILNPLARWTVGEQRGEFTSRIQAVLAEISVSGYDLLAVPNGLSAMWHKWAFITAAGVVTCLMRGSVGDIAAVQGGDVFVASVLAEVAGVSAAAGFPVPEEENANSLAFLTQPGSTFTSSLYRDVTAGLAHEGEHIIGDFARRAATYEVATPLLDLALMQLRVHDIAVLRKG, from the coding sequence GTGAAAATTCTTGTTGTGGGAGCCGGTGCCACAGGCGGGTACTTTGGTGCCTGTCTTGCCCGGGCAGGGCGTGACGTGAGTTTTTTGGTGCGCGAAAAACGGGCCGAATTTTTACAAGCACGTGGACTGCGTATTGCTGACACGGGGCACGTGAGCCGGATCGAACCCAAACTCCTCACGGCGCAGACGCTGGATAAGACCTTCGACGTCGTCATTCTTACTGTCAAGGCGACGGGACTAAAGCAGGCCATTGCCGATATGGCCCCCGCAGTGGGAGCCCAGACGCTCATTATTCCTTTTCTGAACGGAATGGCGCACATGGATGCCCTCGGGGCAGCCTTTGGTACCGGAAAAGTGCTTGGCTCGGTCATTCACCTGGTCTCCACCATCAATAGCGATGGGGATATAGAAATCCTGAACCCACTGGCCCGGTGGACTGTTGGTGAGCAACGTGGAGAATTTACCTCCCGTATTCAGGCAGTTCTAGCCGAGATCTCTGTGTCTGGGTATGACTTACTAGCAGTGCCCAACGGCTTGAGTGCCATGTGGCACAAATGGGCCTTCATCACCGCAGCAGGCGTTGTGACGTGCTTGATGCGTGGGTCCGTGGGTGACATCGCCGCGGTTCAGGGCGGGGACGTATTCGTGGCCTCTGTCCTGGCGGAGGTTGCCGGCGTGTCCGCCGCCGCCGGATTCCCTGTGCCGGAAGAGGAGAACGCGAACTCATTAGCTTTCCTGACCCAGCCCGGCTCCACATTCACATCCTCGCTTTACCGCGACGTTACAGCAGGGCTGGCCCATGAAGGCGAACACATCATCGGTGACTTTGCCCGCAGAGCAGCCACCTACGAGGTAGCCACACCGCTGCTTGACCTAGCGCTAATGCAGCTGCGCGTTCACGATATAGCAGTGCTCCGCAAGGGCTGA